The Prevotella herbatica genome contains the following window.
TTAGTTTTATACCGATAAATGTTCCTAAAGCAATAAATACCGTATTGATAAAATAAAGGAAAAAGGCTCCTGCAAAAAACGCCCAGTATCCATAAGCCAGTCCGTATCCTGCTGTGCATAGTGGTGGCATCAAAGCTGTGGCAATGGCTACTCCTGGAAGTACATTTCCTTTGTCACGTATGCAGAGTGCAAGAATGCCTGCGCCGCCACCTATAAAGGCAATTAGAACGTCGTAGAGTGTAGGTGTGGTACGTGCTAGTAATTCTGATTGAGTACCTTGGTATGGGGAAAGCAGAAAATAGATGGTCGCGGTGATGATACTGATGAGTGTAGCTACAAGATAGTTTTGCGCAGATCGTTTGAGCAGCTCTATGTCATTTGTTCCGATAGATAGTCCCATGCCGATTATCGGTCCCATGAGTGGTGAGATGAGCATAGCACCTATGATAACAGCAGTTGAATTAATGTTTAATCCAAGCGATGCTATTAAAATGGCGAATATTAGAATCCAGAGGTTGGCTCCTTTGAAAGATACCCCGTTGGAAATTTGAGCAACGCTTTGTTCCTGACTTTCCAAGTCGTGGTTAGCGTTGAAATAATTTTTGAAGTCCATAGTTGTAACTTTATTTTTTATACTCTTTTTTATCAACAAACATCATCGCTTTATCTTCATCAGCCATGATACTCAAGTAGCGTTCGTACTCACGCAGTACATCTGCAATTATTTCGTCTTTGCCAAGATATTGAATATCGTTGCCAGTACGCCCATCGCTGTAATAGGTTACGGGAATATATTGCCTGGCATTTTTGATGTCGGGTGTATTATTTTCGTCTATGATATACGCTGATATGCGTTGTGCCTCAGCGCTGACTCCATATCGAAAATTCCAAATGCGATCGTAGTGGATAAATAATTCTATTGATAAGCCTCCACGATTACCTTCTATAATACTGGCATTGACACCCTTCTTAGCCAATTCAGCCTGTAATTCGATGAATGCGGGATGGACTTTCTCTTTGATGAAGTTGCTTATATCACGTTTTTGCGAGAAAGAGAGAATCTGGTCCAAACGTTCTTTCCATCGTGTTCCGTCCCAATTGCGACTACCATAAGGTATTTTAGTGCCATGGTAGAGTTGATCAGTACGTAGCGCTTGCAATAGACAGAAGCAAAGTACAAACATGATTAATCCAAATGGTAATGCCATGATTAGGGTCATTGTTTGGAGAGATCTTAAACCGCCAGCCCGCAAGAGAATTATTGAAATCAATGCCAAAAGAATTCCCCATAAAATTGTTTGCCATTTTGGGCTGTTGGGACGGTTGCCTGTTGCAATGCTGTTCATTACAAGAATACCAGAATCAGCAGAGGTAATGAAGAATACTGCAATCATTAATACTGCTAATACGCATAGTGGCGTAGCCAATGGGAATTGCTCAAAAAATGTGAAAAGCAAAATATCAGGATTGCCAGCCAGTGCCGAGAGGGCACCATGGGCAGAGTGCGTGTCTAAGAATATAGCTCCGTTTCCAAATACGGTCATCCATAAAAAGATAAACAATGACGGAACAAGTAATACGCCAAAAATGTACTCACGAATTGTTCGTCCACGCGATATGCTGGCAATGAAAAGTCCAACAAATGGAGCCCAACTAATCCACCATGCCCAGAACATGACCGTCCAGTTGGTGAACCATCCGCGCCCATTTTGTTCAAAAGCAAAGGTATTAAATGTAAGGTCAGCAAACTGATTGACATAATAACCAATTCCTTCGCTGAATGCTCCCAACAGAAAGGTTGTGGGCCCCAGAAATAAGACGAACAACAATAATAGAATCGCTAAAATAAGA
Protein-coding sequences here:
- a CDS encoding BCCT family transporter — protein: MKNIFPKKTTMVPRVAYPGFISLIILSLLCAIFPNLMSEALTTIQNAIYKNLSWVYILLVSFFLIFLLILAFSKIGNIRLGAENSSPQYSFFSWIAMLFAAGMGIGLMYFGVSEPMSHYVNPALPDMVNPAKEAQLATFFHWGFHAWAIFAIMGLILAYFSFRYKLPLSIRSGLYPLLKERINGPIGDIVDVFALISTFFGIATSLGFGVVQLNAGLVHLGILSKSSFPFQSFIIIIVSSIAVTSAVAGVKKGVKRLSELNLILAILLLLFVLFLGPTTFLLGAFSEGIGYYVNQFADLTFNTFAFEQNGRGWFTNWTVMFWAWWISWAPFVGLFIASISRGRTIREYIFGVLLVPSLFIFLWMTVFGNGAIFLDTHSAHGALSALAGNPDILLFTFFEQFPLATPLCVLAVLMIAVFFITSADSGILVMNSIATGNRPNSPKWQTILWGILLALISIILLRAGGLRSLQTMTLIMALPFGLIMFVLCFCLLQALRTDQLYHGTKIPYGSRNWDGTRWKERLDQILSFSQKRDISNFIKEKVHPAFIELQAELAKKGVNASIIEGNRGGLSIELFIHYDRIWNFRYGVSAEAQRISAYIIDENNTPDIKNARQYIPVTYYSDGRTGNDIQYLGKDEIIADVLREYERYLSIMADEDKAMMFVDKKEYKK